In Cyanobium sp. ATX 6F1, one DNA window encodes the following:
- a CDS encoding hemagglutinin: MKLRFVPIHVFRETPQVTFFDASVPHANGTDVVLHSGAATSPPDDAEFPQFYRHSHQVDHNLVLSGQRRFILLNPEWDQPHHLVELERAMGALEIPIGTLHRSVSGPQGSVVLNQAQRDAAFSYATEFTPVSLRERPDLQQLLQVPPWIWSWRNGHICRDHPGSPTSLGACCA; the protein is encoded by the coding sequence ATGAAGCTCCGCTTCGTTCCGATCCACGTGTTCCGGGAAACGCCGCAGGTGACGTTCTTTGATGCCAGCGTGCCCCACGCCAATGGCACCGATGTGGTGCTGCACAGCGGAGCTGCCACCTCGCCGCCCGATGACGCTGAGTTCCCGCAGTTCTATCGGCACAGTCACCAGGTGGACCACAACCTGGTGCTCAGCGGCCAGCGCCGCTTCATCCTGCTCAATCCCGAGTGGGATCAGCCCCACCATTTGGTGGAGCTGGAGCGGGCGATGGGGGCCCTGGAGATTCCGATCGGCACCCTGCACCGCTCGGTGTCGGGGCCCCAGGGGAGCGTGGTGCTCAACCAGGCCCAGCGGGATGCCGCCTTCAGCTACGCCACCGAGTTCACTCCCGTGAGCCTCCGGGAGCGGCCCGACCTCCAGCAGCTGCTGCAGGTGCCGCCCTGGATCTGGAGCTGGCGTAACGGCCACATCTGCCGCGACCACCCCGGCAGCCCCACCTCGCTAGGAGCCTGTTGCGCGTAG
- a CDS encoding ABC transporter ATP-binding protein, giving the protein MTSPSPYFELQAVDAYLGPRLVFENLNLRLHLGEHTVVLGPNGAGKSALIKLLGRELYPLVKPGSALRIFGSDTVNLWDLRARLGLVSTDLQIGYVGRVRAFDVVLSGFFGSVGIGRSQQPTTAQRERVRELMAQLALWDLAERPLAQLSDGQKRRVLLARALVHDPEVLVLDEPTNGLDLRSRHQLLEILRDLARSGTTLLLVTHQIEAIIPEISRCVLLRRGAVVGDGPAGALLQDGPLSTLFDTPLQVVSAGGYRQVLPAGECSSDVQPPSSSE; this is encoded by the coding sequence TTGACCTCCCCCTCCCCCTACTTCGAGCTCCAGGCCGTGGACGCCTACCTGGGCCCACGCCTTGTCTTCGAGAACCTCAACCTGCGCCTGCACCTGGGTGAGCACACCGTGGTGCTCGGCCCCAACGGGGCCGGCAAGAGCGCCCTGATCAAGCTTCTTGGTCGTGAGCTCTACCCGCTGGTCAAGCCCGGTTCGGCGCTGCGGATCTTCGGCAGCGACACCGTGAACCTCTGGGACCTGCGCGCGCGCCTCGGCCTTGTCTCCACCGATCTGCAGATCGGCTATGTCGGACGCGTGCGCGCCTTTGATGTGGTGCTCTCGGGGTTTTTCGGCTCGGTGGGGATCGGCCGCAGCCAGCAGCCCACAACCGCCCAGCGCGAGCGCGTGCGGGAGCTGATGGCCCAGCTGGCCCTCTGGGATCTGGCCGAGCGCCCGTTGGCCCAGCTCTCCGATGGTCAGAAGCGGCGCGTCCTGCTGGCCCGGGCCCTGGTGCACGATCCCGAGGTGTTGGTGCTCGATGAACCGACCAATGGCCTCGACCTGCGCTCCCGCCATCAGCTGCTGGAGATCCTGCGTGATCTGGCCCGCTCCGGCACCACCCTGCTGCTGGTGACCCACCAGATTGAGGCGATCATCCCCGAGATCAGCCGTTGCGTGCTGCTCCGCCGGGGGGCGGTGGTGGGCGATGGCCCCGCCGGGGCGCTGCTGCAGGACGGTCCCTTGAGCACGTTGTTCGACACGCCATTACAGGTTGTGTCGGCAGGGGGCTACCGCCAGGTGCTGCCGGCGGGCGAATGCAGCTCAGATGTTCAGCCGCCGTCATCATCGGAATAG
- a CDS encoding FitA-like ribbon-helix-helix domain-containing protein: MADLLVRGVDDAIVRALKERAGAHGRSAEAEHRAILASVLQKPPRRSLAELLAAMPDAGLDADFERSSSDRAPNDVFG; the protein is encoded by the coding sequence ATGGCTGACCTACTGGTGCGTGGGGTTGACGACGCCATCGTGCGGGCCTTGAAGGAGCGAGCTGGAGCCCACGGCCGCAGCGCCGAGGCGGAGCACCGCGCCATTTTGGCGAGCGTGCTCCAAAAGCCCCCACGGCGCAGCCTGGCGGAGTTGCTCGCAGCCATGCCGGATGCAGGCCTGGATGCAGATTTCGAGCGATCCTCCAGCGACCGCGCACCGAACGATGTTTTTGGTTGA
- a CDS encoding type II toxin-antitoxin system VapC family toxin codes for MFLVDTNVISEARKGPRSNTGVRDFFTTCTKEERRLFLASITVGELRRGISLIRYRGDEVQAQRLEVWLSEVLVNFGSSILSFDGEAAQVWGELRVPHPEHALDKQIAAIALLHDLTVVTRNTVDFNGTGVNLLNPFQVTPR; via the coding sequence ATGTTTTTGGTTGACACCAACGTCATCAGCGAAGCGCGCAAAGGGCCGCGTTCCAACACCGGCGTCAGGGATTTCTTCACGACCTGCACAAAGGAAGAGCGAAGGCTCTTTCTGGCCTCGATCACGGTGGGCGAACTGCGCCGAGGCATCAGCTTGATCCGCTATCGCGGCGATGAAGTCCAGGCCCAACGGTTGGAGGTCTGGCTCTCTGAGGTGCTGGTCAACTTCGGATCCAGCATCCTCAGTTTCGATGGCGAGGCCGCCCAGGTGTGGGGGGAGTTGCGGGTACCCCATCCCGAACATGCGCTCGACAAACAGATCGCGGCGATCGCCCTGCTGCATGACCTGACGGTGGTGACCCGCAACACGGTTGACTTCAACGGCACCGGGGTGAACCTGCTGAATCCCTTCCAGGTCACTCCCCGCTGA
- a CDS encoding adenylate/guanylate cyclase domain-containing protein: MRRLSRDSANQLSIKSKLILMLLLVSGFSTLISAALGYRSGQINLTNRVFNQLTSVRASKAYQIESYFRNIQNHTQTLSEDLSIVAAVEQFDAAFKQLKGVAEPAQSDRALETYYRKEFLPRLDKYHAGTPNLPAYLANDPATRYLQYNYIAANPNPVGKKQQLAAAKDGSGYSQVHGRYHPIFRNIVAKFGYYDMFLINPQGQIVYTVFKETDYATNLENGPYKDSNLAELVRQVIASKEKGFTRLVDFAAYAPSYGTPASFIAAPIYNGSKLVGVLAFQLPVDEINNVMTGNQDWKEDGLGKSGETILVGQDNLMRSASRFYLEDPKAFLAQLQSRGMKEDAIARLRQFNTTILQQPVTSPAVTKAIAGGSGTLQVVDYRGVPVLSSYAPLAIKGFDWVILSQMDLAEAYAPIHAFQRQILITVTLLILLVTLLAMALAHLFVKPVQQLIESARKVSSGELTSIPEVNSKDEFGELGRSFNAVVQSLQTQTALVDQKNHENEQLLFSVFPAAIARRLQRGETQIAEDVTNVAVLFADLKGFSKLSSSLTAYESVAILNDLVGSFDDLAERFGLEKIKTIGDSYLAVCGLSVPYLDHDKRALDFAIEMLGILRRFNLERGFSLGIQIGIHSGDIIAGIVGKSRVVYDIWGVTVKQAHGLSQECPSGSVLVSEVVHHRLEDLYQFELIAASTNGQKSQQAWRLTSSTVPAVGEVLSEP, translated from the coding sequence ATGCGTCGCCTCTCCAGGGATTCAGCCAATCAGCTGAGCATCAAATCAAAGCTGATCCTGATGCTGCTGCTGGTGAGCGGCTTTTCCACGCTGATCTCAGCGGCCCTGGGCTATCGAAGCGGCCAGATCAATCTCACCAATCGGGTCTTCAATCAGCTCACCAGTGTTCGAGCTTCAAAGGCCTATCAGATCGAATCCTATTTTCGGAACATCCAGAATCACACGCAGACCTTGAGTGAAGACCTTTCCATCGTTGCTGCCGTCGAGCAGTTCGATGCGGCCTTCAAGCAACTCAAAGGTGTTGCCGAGCCGGCCCAATCAGACCGGGCCTTGGAGACGTACTACCGCAAGGAATTCCTACCAAGGCTGGATAAATACCATGCCGGCACTCCGAACCTTCCCGCCTATCTGGCCAATGACCCGGCCACGCGCTACCTCCAGTACAACTACATTGCGGCCAATCCCAATCCCGTAGGAAAAAAGCAGCAACTCGCCGCCGCCAAGGATGGCAGCGGCTACTCCCAGGTCCATGGGCGCTATCACCCGATCTTTCGCAACATCGTCGCCAAGTTCGGCTACTACGACATGTTCCTGATCAACCCCCAGGGACAGATCGTCTACACCGTTTTCAAGGAAACCGATTACGCCACCAACCTTGAGAATGGCCCCTACAAGGACAGCAATCTGGCCGAGTTGGTGCGTCAGGTGATCGCCTCGAAGGAGAAGGGCTTCACCCGGCTGGTCGACTTTGCCGCCTATGCCCCCTCCTACGGCACACCCGCTTCCTTCATCGCCGCTCCGATCTACAACGGCTCCAAGTTGGTGGGCGTTCTGGCCTTTCAGTTGCCCGTCGACGAGATCAACAACGTGATGACCGGCAACCAGGACTGGAAAGAAGATGGACTGGGGAAATCAGGCGAAACGATCCTGGTGGGCCAGGACAACCTGATGCGTTCGGCCTCGCGCTTCTATCTGGAGGATCCCAAGGCCTTTCTGGCGCAGTTGCAGTCCCGCGGCATGAAGGAGGACGCGATCGCACGCCTGCGCCAGTTCAACACCACAATCCTGCAGCAGCCGGTGACCAGCCCAGCGGTGACCAAGGCGATCGCCGGTGGCTCCGGAACCCTGCAGGTCGTCGACTATCGCGGCGTGCCGGTGCTGAGTTCCTATGCGCCACTGGCGATCAAGGGTTTCGACTGGGTGATCCTCTCCCAGATGGACCTGGCGGAGGCCTATGCACCGATCCATGCCTTCCAGCGTCAGATTCTGATCACCGTGACGCTGCTGATCCTGCTGGTCACCCTCCTGGCCATGGCCCTGGCCCATCTGTTCGTGAAGCCTGTCCAGCAACTGATCGAGAGTGCCCGCAAGGTCTCTTCCGGCGAACTCACGAGCATCCCGGAAGTGAATTCCAAGGACGAATTCGGTGAGTTGGGTCGATCCTTCAATGCCGTCGTGCAGAGTCTCCAGACTCAGACAGCGCTGGTCGATCAAAAGAACCATGAGAATGAGCAGCTGCTGTTCAGCGTCTTTCCGGCGGCGATCGCACGGCGGCTGCAACGGGGTGAAACCCAGATCGCCGAAGACGTCACCAACGTGGCGGTGCTGTTCGCCGATCTCAAGGGATTCTCCAAACTCTCTTCTTCGCTCACGGCCTATGAGTCGGTGGCGATTCTCAACGATCTGGTGGGTTCCTTTGATGATCTAGCCGAACGATTCGGGCTGGAGAAAATCAAGACGATCGGCGACAGCTATCTGGCGGTCTGCGGCCTCTCGGTGCCCTATCTCGACCATGACAAACGGGCCCTCGATTTCGCCATCGAGATGCTCGGCATCCTGCGCCGTTTCAACCTCGAGCGGGGCTTCTCGCTCGGCATCCAGATCGGCATCCACTCCGGCGACATTATTGCCGGCATCGTCGGCAAGAGTCGAGTCGTCTATGACATCTGGGGCGTAACGGTGAAACAGGCCCATGGCCTCAGCCAGGAGTGTCCATCCGGCAGCGTTCTCGTTTCCGAGGTGGTGCATCACCGGCTCGAGGATCTCTACCAGTTCGAGCTCATCGCCGCATCAACCAATGGTCAAAAGTCTCAGCAGGCCTGGCGGTTGACGAGCAGCACCGTGCCAGCGGTCGGCGAGGTTCTCTCCGAGCCATGA
- a CDS encoding mechanosensitive ion channel family protein, which produces MNTSSPLLMWGIGLAIGFPLLTILLGELIHRLKRRGLAIASTVRLVRDVLLPILVLLVFLQHLLMVDPSGRLFKAVETVFWVCVIHAALSLLNVILFEQAEADTWRSRVPKLLIDLARLFLILLGSAFVLATVWNADLAGLVTALGVSSIVIGLALQDTLGSVMSGIALLFERPFTVGDWLEVGGVVGQVIDINWRAVRLLTLEQEMVVIPHKLISSEIIRNFTKPNKIHAERIQIGFSYNDPPNLARQVLKSTALETKGILLDPEPDVFTLAYADFAVSYEVKFFIRDYGDVEQIRERFMTRVWYAAKRNNLSIPFPIRTVYNYHGPTSQQKGIAKKFNESLQAIPSYVPINREESSAATSTTGIALQHFAAGEKVIRQGRMGNELYIIVAGQAVMSTRDESGEELELLALRSGEFFGEMSLFSGEPSVVTIAASNDLEVMKLPAAVVNQMIDRQPSFAREIGQILEIRRLAIQETKQAHRQSLQDQQAGQRT; this is translated from the coding sequence ATGAACACTTCCTCGCCTCTCTTGATGTGGGGGATCGGCCTGGCGATCGGCTTTCCCCTGCTCACGATCCTGCTGGGCGAACTGATCCATCGCCTGAAGCGACGGGGTCTGGCGATTGCGAGCACGGTTCGACTGGTGCGCGATGTGCTGCTGCCGATCCTGGTGCTGCTGGTCTTCCTGCAGCACCTGCTGATGGTCGACCCCAGCGGCCGCCTGTTCAAGGCCGTCGAGACGGTGTTCTGGGTCTGCGTGATCCACGCCGCCCTTTCCCTGCTCAACGTGATCCTGTTTGAGCAGGCCGAGGCCGACACCTGGCGCTCAAGGGTGCCGAAGCTGCTGATCGATCTGGCGCGCCTGTTTCTGATCCTGCTGGGTAGCGCCTTCGTGCTGGCCACGGTCTGGAACGCCGATCTCGCTGGCCTGGTCACCGCCCTGGGGGTGAGTTCGATCGTCATCGGCCTGGCCCTGCAGGACACGCTCGGCAGTGTGATGTCAGGGATTGCGCTGCTGTTCGAGCGCCCGTTCACGGTGGGGGACTGGCTGGAGGTGGGCGGCGTGGTGGGCCAGGTGATCGACATCAACTGGCGCGCCGTGAGGTTGCTGACCCTGGAGCAGGAGATGGTCGTGATCCCCCACAAGCTGATCAGCAGCGAGATCATCCGTAATTTCACCAAGCCCAACAAGATCCACGCCGAACGGATTCAGATCGGTTTTTCTTACAACGATCCGCCCAACCTGGCCCGGCAGGTGCTGAAGAGCACGGCCCTGGAAACCAAGGGCATTCTGCTCGATCCAGAGCCCGATGTGTTCACGCTCGCCTATGCCGACTTTGCCGTGTCCTATGAGGTGAAGTTCTTCATTCGCGATTACGGCGATGTGGAGCAGATCCGCGAACGTTTCATGACCAGGGTCTGGTATGCCGCCAAGCGCAACAACCTCTCGATTCCTTTTCCGATCCGCACCGTCTACAACTACCACGGGCCCACGAGCCAGCAGAAAGGCATCGCCAAGAAATTCAACGAAAGCCTGCAGGCCATTCCCTCCTACGTTCCGATCAATCGCGAGGAGAGCAGCGCCGCCACCTCAACAACAGGCATCGCCCTGCAGCATTTTGCCGCGGGCGAAAAGGTGATCCGCCAGGGGCGTATGGGCAATGAGCTCTACATCATCGTCGCCGGCCAGGCGGTGATGTCCACCCGGGATGAAAGCGGCGAGGAGCTGGAGTTACTTGCCCTCAGAAGTGGTGAGTTCTTCGGCGAGATGAGTCTGTTTTCCGGTGAACCCAGCGTCGTGACCATCGCCGCCAGCAATGACCTGGAGGTGATGAAGCTCCCAGCGGCGGTGGTCAATCAGATGATCGATCGCCAGCCCAGCTTTGCCCGCGAGATCGGCCAGATCCTCGAGATCCGCCGCCTGGCGATCCAGGAGACGAAACAGGCCCACCGGCAGTCGCTCCAGGACCAGCAGGCGGGCCAACGCACCTGA
- a CDS encoding DUF4178 domain-containing protein produces MAVFLLLLLVAVAAVVLVLQRSRRRLGARPLPLRDRTLFDLQLGDIVQADARDWVVEDRLVYEEDGFQWLEYLVRDRQDARWLVVCEDDWLEVSWLETVDAHLLQPLPTELTWQGQVYTLREQGKATVTATARTMNRRPGSCRFADYVGSEGRLLAAELWGVGEDQEVEVSAGWRIDPSSLTLLPGDGRSVYR; encoded by the coding sequence ATGGCCGTTTTTCTGCTGCTGCTGTTGGTGGCGGTGGCCGCGGTCGTGCTGGTGCTGCAGCGCTCGCGGCGGCGGCTCGGAGCGCGCCCGCTGCCGCTGCGGGACCGCACCTTGTTTGATCTGCAATTGGGCGACATCGTGCAGGCCGACGCCCGCGACTGGGTGGTGGAGGACCGGCTGGTCTACGAGGAGGACGGTTTCCAATGGCTCGAGTACCTGGTCCGCGACCGCCAGGACGCGCGCTGGCTGGTGGTCTGCGAGGACGACTGGCTGGAGGTGAGCTGGCTGGAGACGGTGGACGCACACCTGCTCCAGCCCCTGCCCACCGAGCTGACCTGGCAGGGCCAGGTCTATACCCTGCGGGAGCAGGGCAAGGCCACAGTGACAGCCACAGCCCGCACGATGAACCGCCGCCCGGGCAGCTGTCGCTTCGCCGACTACGTCGGCAGCGAAGGGAGGCTGTTGGCGGCGGAGCTGTGGGGCGTTGGGGAGGACCAGGAGGTGGAGGTGAGCGCCGGTTGGCGCATTGATCCCTCCAGCCTCACGCTGCTTCCTGGGGATGGTCGCTCGGTGTACCGCTGA
- a CDS encoding polyamine aminopropyltransferase, producing the protein MSQRASLTPLTPLQVRLLLASAAISSIVGLVLELLLVTQASYLAGDAALATGVVVGTFLAAMGLGAWLSQFVAMGPRPQGPLLRSFVVIELCLSPFCLLGPLALFSLFAADGPLWLGLVVLTLLVGVLGGMELPILTRMLEGQEQLRTALARVLALDYLGALVGSLAFPLLLLPSLGLLPTAALLAVVPLLSGGALCWGFPQLRRWRWPVSALVPLVGVAALVVAPLGDRIEDRLYDDPVIGRLQTRFQRIVLTRRRDDLRLFLDGNLQFSSLDEYRYHEALVHPAMALHGRARRVLLLGAGDGLALRELLRWPGVQRVDLVELDPAMLRLARKQSFLRQLNRGSLDDRRVHIHIGDAFALVRDLPGPYDVVIADFPDPTTSPLARLYSVGFYGLLLRQLAADGLVVTQASTPFFTPKVLASIQATFAVLDLETLPYSVDVPSFGPWGFVLAHRPGRTLAAGALPFEGRWIDRTQLARLFELPRDLRPGPGQSVQPNRLSRPVLTDYQRQSLWRPD; encoded by the coding sequence GTGAGTCAGCGAGCGTCGCTCACGCCGCTCACGCCGTTGCAGGTCCGTCTGCTCCTGGCCAGTGCGGCGATCTCCTCCATCGTTGGGCTGGTGCTGGAGCTGCTGCTGGTGACGCAGGCCAGCTACCTGGCCGGCGATGCCGCCCTGGCCACCGGGGTGGTGGTGGGCACCTTCCTGGCGGCGATGGGTCTGGGGGCCTGGTTGAGCCAGTTTGTGGCGATGGGCCCTCGGCCCCAGGGGCCGCTGCTGCGCAGCTTCGTGGTCATTGAGCTGTGCCTGAGTCCCTTCTGCCTGCTCGGCCCGCTGGCGCTTTTCTCCCTGTTCGCCGCCGATGGTCCCCTCTGGCTGGGCTTGGTGGTGCTCACCCTGCTGGTGGGTGTGCTGGGGGGCATGGAGCTGCCGATTCTGACCCGCATGCTGGAGGGACAGGAGCAGCTGCGCACCGCCCTCGCGCGGGTGCTCGCCCTCGATTATCTCGGTGCACTGGTGGGGTCCCTGGCCTTCCCCCTGCTGTTGCTGCCCTCCCTGGGGCTGCTGCCCACGGCGGCCTTGCTGGCGGTGGTGCCCTTGCTCTCCGGTGGGGCCCTGTGCTGGGGATTTCCCCAGCTGCGGCGCTGGCGCTGGCCGGTGAGCGCCCTGGTTCCCTTGGTGGGGGTGGCCGCCCTGGTGGTGGCGCCCCTGGGCGATCGCATCGAAGACCGCCTCTACGACGATCCGGTGATCGGTCGCTTGCAGACCCGCTTCCAGCGAATCGTGCTGACCCGACGGCGGGATGACCTGCGTCTCTTCCTGGACGGCAACCTGCAGTTCTCCAGTCTCGATGAATACCGCTACCACGAGGCCCTGGTGCACCCGGCGATGGCCCTCCATGGCCGGGCGCGGCGGGTGCTGCTGCTCGGGGCGGGGGATGGCCTGGCCCTTCGGGAACTGCTCCGCTGGCCCGGGGTGCAGCGGGTTGATCTGGTGGAACTGGATCCGGCGATGCTTCGGCTGGCCCGGAAGCAATCGTTCCTGCGCCAGCTGAACCGCGGCAGCCTCGATGATCGGCGCGTGCACATTCACATCGGCGATGCCTTCGCCCTGGTGCGAGACCTGCCCGGCCCCTACGACGTGGTCATTGCCGATTTCCCGGATCCCACCACCTCTCCCCTGGCCCGGCTCTACAGCGTGGGGTTCTACGGCCTTCTGCTCCGTCAGCTCGCGGCCGATGGTCTGGTGGTGACCCAGGCCTCGACCCCCTTCTTCACACCGAAGGTGCTGGCCTCGATTCAGGCCACCTTTGCGGTGTTGGATCTCGAGACCCTGCCCTACAGCGTCGATGTGCCCAGCTTCGGCCCCTGGGGGTTTGTGCTCGCCCACCGGCCTGGGCGGACGCTGGCCGCGGGCGCGCTGCCCTTTGAGGGCCGCTGGATCGATCGCACCCAGTTGGCCAGGCTGTTCGAGCTGCCCCGGGATCTACGGCCGGGACCCGGTCAATCGGTGCAGCCCAACCGGCTGAGCCGCCCGGTGCTGACCGACTACCAACGCCAGAGCCTCTGGCGGCCCGACTGA
- a CDS encoding DUF350 domain-containing protein — MPRPLLQLLFTVGWTLVGVMLIYAGTVLFDRLAPIDYRAEIRKGNVAAGLVLSAVILAVAAVVVTILAT; from the coding sequence ATGCCCCGACCCCTCCTTCAGCTCCTGTTCACCGTGGGCTGGACCTTGGTGGGCGTGATGCTCATCTATGCCGGCACCGTTCTCTTTGATCGCCTGGCGCCGATCGACTACCGGGCCGAAATCCGCAAAGGCAATGTGGCCGCCGGGCTGGTGCTGTCGGCCGTGATCCTGGCGGTGGCCGCCGTGGTCGTAACCATTCTCGCCACCTAA
- a CDS encoding glycosyl hydrolase family 57, which translates to MTDSALPPIAGREAELLALMQQAGPVFLPRTTLKLGQIRSGFACALHMHQPTIPAGAHGELISHLQYMFEHPGEGDNHNAEAFAHCYKRLAEILPQLIQGGCNPRIMLDYSGNLLWGFEQMGRVDILDALKFLACDPSLQPHVEWLGTFWSHAVAPSTPIPDLKLQILAWQHHFSALFGPEALQRVKGFSPPEMALPNHPDTLYEFIKALRECGYRWLLVQEHSVENLDGSSLSQAQKYGPNQLVVRNSSGETVSITALIKTQGSDTKLVGQMQPCYEALGLGRQELGGRSIPSLVSQIADGENGGVMMNEFPSAFIQAHQKIAAQGSESGTDSRTVAINGTEYLELLEAAGVSPDDYPKIQAVQQHKLWQLTGSHPTPESTAAAIAALQANDPQFSMAGASWTNNLSWVEGYGNVLEPMNRLSARFHQVFDPLVAQDPAITKTAPYLEALLHLLLLETSCFRYWGQGAWTDYANAIHRRGEAVIG; encoded by the coding sequence ATGACCGACTCAGCCCTGCCGCCGATCGCCGGCCGTGAAGCCGAACTCCTCGCCCTGATGCAGCAGGCCGGCCCCGTTTTTCTGCCGCGCACCACGCTCAAGCTGGGGCAGATCCGCTCCGGCTTCGCCTGTGCCCTGCACATGCACCAGCCGACGATTCCTGCCGGGGCCCATGGCGAGTTGATCTCCCATCTCCAGTACATGTTCGAGCACCCCGGCGAGGGCGATAACCACAACGCCGAAGCCTTTGCCCACTGCTACAAGCGCCTCGCGGAAATCCTCCCCCAGCTGATTCAGGGCGGCTGCAACCCTCGGATCATGTTGGATTATTCGGGCAATTTGCTCTGGGGCTTTGAGCAGATGGGCCGCGTCGACATTCTCGATGCCCTCAAGTTTCTCGCCTGCGATCCCAGCCTTCAGCCCCACGTGGAATGGCTCGGCACCTTCTGGAGCCATGCGGTGGCCCCCTCCACGCCCATCCCCGACCTCAAGCTGCAGATCCTGGCCTGGCAACACCATTTCTCGGCCCTCTTCGGCCCTGAGGCGTTGCAACGGGTGAAGGGATTCTCACCGCCTGAAATGGCGCTCCCCAACCACCCCGACACCCTCTATGAATTCATCAAGGCCCTGCGGGAGTGCGGCTACCGGTGGCTGCTGGTGCAGGAGCACAGCGTGGAGAACCTTGATGGCTCCAGCCTCAGCCAGGCGCAGAAATACGGCCCCAACCAACTCGTGGTGCGCAACTCCAGCGGCGAAACGGTGTCCATCACGGCCTTGATCAAAACCCAGGGCTCCGATACCAAGCTGGTGGGCCAGATGCAGCCCTGCTATGAAGCCCTGGGCCTGGGGCGGCAAGAGCTGGGGGGACGATCGATTCCTTCGCTCGTGTCGCAGATTGCCGACGGTGAAAATGGCGGCGTGATGATGAACGAATTCCCCTCTGCCTTCATCCAGGCCCATCAGAAAATTGCCGCCCAGGGGAGCGAATCGGGAACGGATTCAAGAACGGTGGCGATCAATGGCACCGAGTATCTGGAGTTGCTGGAGGCCGCCGGTGTCAGCCCAGATGATTACCCGAAAATCCAGGCGGTCCAACAACACAAGCTCTGGCAACTCACGGGCAGTCACCCCACGCCGGAATCCACCGCAGCGGCGATCGCCGCACTCCAGGCCAACGATCCCCAGTTCTCGATGGCGGGAGCGTCCTGGACCAACAACCTCAGCTGGGTGGAGGGCTACGGCAACGTGCTGGAGCCGATGAATCGCCTCAGTGCCCGTTTCCACCAGGTGTTTGACCCCCTGGTGGCGCAGGATCCCGCCATCACCAAAACCGCGCCCTATCTAGAGGCGCTGCTCCACCTGCTGCTGCTGGAAACCAGTTGCTTCCGCTATTGGGGCCAGGGCGCCTGGACCGACTACGCCAACGCGATCCACCGGCGCGGTGAGGCGGTGATCGGTTAG
- a CDS encoding cupin domain-containing protein, with protein MTRYLPTHEQQWQPIDVRGVPMQACRLWEGDHNVESGLYRLPQGLTIPRHHHAFWCQVFVVRGAMRVQADGDDKHTITAGGYYFVEPGDTHTETALDDTLLLVTCEEDRPEFRR; from the coding sequence ATGACCCGCTACCTCCCCACCCACGAGCAGCAGTGGCAGCCGATCGATGTGCGGGGGGTCCCGATGCAGGCCTGCCGTCTGTGGGAAGGCGACCACAACGTGGAATCAGGCCTCTACCGCCTGCCGCAGGGCCTGACGATTCCACGCCATCACCATGCCTTCTGGTGCCAGGTGTTTGTGGTGCGTGGAGCGATGCGGGTGCAGGCCGATGGCGACGATAAACACACCATCACTGCCGGCGGCTACTACTTCGTGGAGCCGGGCGACACCCACACCGAAACCGCTCTCGACGACACCCTGCTGCTGGTGACCTGTGAGGAGGACCGGCCGGAGTTCCGTCGTTAG
- the dcd gene encoding dCTP deaminase produces the protein MAVLGREAILQAIEQGAITVTPFDPERLGPASLDLTLAPSFRVFRKVHAVIEVREHTDYRQLTEKIEVPKGGHILIMPGETVLGITRERLRLGPGLCGWLEGRSRFARLGLMVHISAPFMGPGIDSQQVLEMSNFGPAPLAVVPGTAICQFVFQLLQGSESYAGRFAGQTEDSF, from the coding sequence ATGGCCGTTCTCGGCAGAGAGGCGATCCTTCAGGCGATCGAGCAGGGCGCCATCACGGTCACGCCCTTCGATCCCGAGCGGCTGGGCCCTGCCTCGCTCGACCTCACCCTCGCCCCCTCCTTTCGCGTGTTCCGCAAGGTCCACGCGGTGATCGAGGTGCGTGAGCACACCGACTACCGGCAGCTCACCGAGAAGATCGAGGTGCCCAAGGGCGGGCACATCCTGATCATGCCCGGCGAAACGGTGCTCGGCATCACCCGCGAGCGCCTGCGCCTGGGCCCCGGGCTGTGCGGCTGGCTGGAGGGTCGCAGCCGTTTCGCGCGGTTGGGCCTGATGGTGCACATCAGCGCCCCCTTCATGGGGCCGGGGATCGACAGCCAGCAGGTGCTCGAGATGAGCAACTTCGGCCCAGCACCCCTGGCCGTGGTTCCCGGCACCGCGATCTGCCAGTTCGTGTTCCAGCTCCTGCAGGGCAGCGAGAGCTACGCCGGCCGCTTCGCCGGCCAGACGGAAGACTCCTTCTGA